The window TCATGGTAAAAGACATGTGAGCAGCTAGGGGACGTTTGAAGAAATAGGAATCGCCCATTGAAGATGAGGGATAATGGTCACGGAGGTATTTGAAAAAAGTTCGTCCCTTACAGAAAAAGCGgacatttttctttatcttttctaTCAGTTCTGGGTCGCACTTTCTTATCTGCAGGCCCTTCTTGTTCCTTCCTTTTGTTCTTGCCTTCCTTTTAGctgattttattattctacATGTGGTTAAAGCCTTGCGCTTATCACCTCCATTTCTGTCCCAACTTCATTCTTCCCTTTTAAAAACACCCTTTCTGTCCCTACAATTTGGCTTTATTCCACTCTGAAAAAGTAAGGGACTTTCCTTTGCCAAACCTCTCTCAGTTTGAGATGTACCAAAGGTCAATGCCCTTCAAGTTTAGGACTCTTCGCCGATAAGGGTATGCCGTTGGGGCTCTTCTTCTAAGGGCACTGTCATTGTCACTGCCCTTCAACTTTAGCACTCTGTTAATAGGGGTATATATGCCTAGGCACTTTAGCATTGCTTGTAAGGTCATACTGCCAGACAAGTTCTTTATGTCCACTCTCCGTTTCTTCAAAAGTGAATTTAGTTTTATGGGTTGTGGGGtgagttttctttttgcaaccgtacaagcagatattgtttattttggtctcacgattttaaaaggcgtctattgtttattttggtctcacgattttaaaaggCGTCTACTAGAGACAGGTGTTCACATCTTtagaagaaatgtttcattcccctctccaactaacgtgagacctcgcaatccaccccttttgagggccagtgtcctcgctggcacaccgctcggtgtctggctctgataccatttgtaacagtccaagtccacaactagtagatattttccactttgacccgttacgtatcgccgtcagcctcacggttttaaaatacgtctattagggagaggtttccacacccttataagaaatgtttcattcccctctccaaccaacgtagaatctcacaatttcatCCACCATCCCTCAGTGGAAGTGCCATTTTGATACAATAAAATTACTCCACTGGACCACTTTGTCTTGTTCCATGGCTTCTACCGTACGCCATCTTTCCCTTTCATGAAGTTGAAATTCCACCAGAAACCGCTCTGTTTTCACTTCATTTTTTGGTATTCACATTAAGAATGTTCAGAAAGGAAGACTCAACTTTGATTTGTTTGCTGGGCGTCCAATGTACTCCATTAACCATATGCCTTCCTCCTCAATCTTCCCCTTATTGTTACTCATCATTGTCCACTACTACCCATCTTCACATTTttgtatattatatagttCTTTCTTGGAGTAATGTATATACTACCTATAGTTCAGAGAACAATCAACCATATGATATGaactttaatattaaaaaaaaaaactttactATACActcaaaatatgtatattttcTTCTAGCAGTAGTACAATCCTTTACTTAGTAATCTATATTTCTATTTAGATTCCAAAAGGGTAGGTATAATTGTCTATGCTATGTAAAATTATGATCCTTTTAGTAGTTTAGTACAGATAGACAGGATAACAAGGTCAGAGTTCAGTGTGAACAATGTGCTGCTCAGTAGGGAGTTGGGTTTGATCTTTAGCAGCAAAGTCATTGTCGCTGGAAGTTAGGCAGTCGGCCGATGGGTGCACGACGCCATATCCGAAGCCTTGAGCAGCATGGCAATAGGTCTCCACTGTGCCATCCGTCTTCTCTAAATTGACATTGCTTAGGATTATGTTGCTGCATGGAACACTGTCGCTACAGGCGAATTTCATTGCGTTCTTGCTTGTTGTGGTTCCACTTATGTTCCGGTACATGATTTGGCTTACTTTAATGGCAGATgtctaacaaaaacaaaaggcatTAGCCAAACTTTGTCTTATTGATTAGTAGCTGAATATGGATTTTGTGGATAATACCTGAGTTTCACAAGCATTAGGAGAGTCACAATAGAATTGATCTATGATAATTGGGTTCTCAACATCTTGCATTCTCACATTTTCGAATCGTACGGCACGAACATACCCCGAACCTCCCTATAACCACATGAACATAGTAGTTTTCCAATTGTTATTGGTTATAATTGACCATATGTAACGGCCAAGACcaaccgctagtagatattgtcttctttgggctttccctttcgggcttcccctcaaggctttaaaatgtgtctcctaatgaaagatttccacaccttgataaagggtgtttcattctcctccccaactaatgtgggattctcacaatccaccccccttcggggccagcatccttactagcacactaCCTCATGTTTActccccttcgaggaacagtctccttgctggcatatagtccggtgtctggctctgatcccatttgtaacggcccaagcccaccgctagcagatattgtcctctatgggcgttacctttcgggcttcccctcaaggctttaaaacgcgtctcctagggaaaggtttccacacccttataaagggtgtttcgttctccacccccaaccaacgtgagatTCTCACACCATATGACCATCTAAAAGTAGTATCAAAATTCTGGTTAAAGCTGTGATTCTAACCTGCCATGTCTTGATTCTAACACCATTTGTTGTCTCTCGGAGAAAGGCAGTGTCTAGCACCACCTTTGACACAATCCCAGCAGAGTTGTCTTTCCCTAAACTCCCAATGCTGATGAACACAGTTTCAcagcaaacaaacaaagagaaTCGAATTCTAAGACATTGATCTTGTTTTGGAGctgaatgaaatgaaaccaTTTGTTGATACCTGATCCCATGTCCTGGTCCACATGATATCCCCTTCATTTTGATGCCAGAGCTAGCATTGACAATGGAGATGCAATCATCACCTACATAATCATTACACAACCATTCTTCATCCATACAATTTCCAACCAGTTTAGAGCGTGAAAACACTGGGGTAAAACCTGTAGAAATCTTGCAGTTTTGGACTACGACATTCGTTGATTGAGTGATGTGGATCCCGTCTGTGTTCGGGCTGTCTCCTGGAGATGAGACTCGTACCTCCGTAATCCGAACGGTTTCGGATCGTGCAATGGTGAAATGCATCTGTTGGCTGTTTTGAATAGTAAGGCCTTTTACTCTTATATTTGAACTTGAATCAATGGTTAATGCCTGCaagaaaaaacatcaaatCAGAATGTGTTGCACTTGGAAAGATTAAGGTTTTTGAGGTGGTTTTGTCCATACTGTTGGTGCTCCTTTGCATggctgtaaaaaaaaaaaaaaaaccagaaatGATTAGCATTTGAATTACATAGTCTAAGAAACAAGCACCGGGACAGCTCAAAATTTACCCTggacttgttttttttacagGATTCTGCCCACCATTTTTCACCGGAGCCGTCGATTACTCCATCACCTTGAAAGGTAGCTGCATTAAGTTTTGTGAATTCCAGCCATTGTCGTGGAAGTTTTGGATCCCATTTCTCTGGTTCATCTGGTGCAATTATTGTTCCTTCAATCTGCAAGGTTAGTTCTATCATTCAACCATGATCTTCCCATTTatttggaggaaaaaaaaaaaacaaagaaatccTTATATAATCTTGTGTTTTACCTGGATTATCATACCATCATTGCATGGCCCTTTAAAAGTGGTAGCATTCACCAgatatctcttttcttttggcaCCAAAAGAACTGATTTTGCAGCGCTGCAGGCAGTTTCCCATGCCTTCCTGAAAGCCTGATAGCAAAATAAACACTTTGGTTTGGTATCATCTCTGCCAAAATCATGTTTCCAAAATGGAAATGTTTTATGTACTACCATGGTATCATCTGTAACTCCATCTCCAACCGCGTCAAAACTATCCACATTCATTAGAGACCGACTCCCACGCTCACTTTTCCACACTGGGATTGCGTATGTGTCCACCACATTGTCGTCCTGTTCTTCAATGTCGAAAGTTTCGAGCTCTTTAACCATGTCGATGTCGCTTTCGGGGTCAATGCTGCAGGAAACTCCATAGGCTATGATCAGCAGGGAAAGCAGGGGAAGCAGGAAGAACTTGTCCATTTTAGTCGACTTGGTTGAAGAGATTACTGAAGTGATTTGTGTTAATGGTATGATTCAATGAAAGAGGTTAGAATTTATAAgggaaaataaagaatacaTTTTAGTTGGCATATGGCTTTGCTTGAAAGCAGATTAAGAGGAGGTCGCCATTTTCCATTATGTCTACACGTGAAGTagaagagaaaattttgaggtTTCTTTGCTTTACTCTAAAACCAGCGTACCAAATTCAACACCGCCATTGATGCATCCTAGCTATCTCTACTATGAAGTTTCTTCTATGCATGGCAAAATGTTTGACATCAAACCGAGCATAGCCCATTAGGTCAAACTCGGGTAAGATATCGATTACTATTTCAAGTATCGATGGTTCGATCTCTCCTCCCACATcgttaaactaaaaaaaacatgaaaaccATTTATTATGTCTTGTCTTCAACGGCAAAATAGGCACAAGGAAAGAGCAATAGACCACTTCCTGCAAAGGAGATAAGAAAAGACTCTTATCGATAAAATTTCCATTTATCCCAGATCTAGGAATTAGTATCCCAAGGCTCAATCTTGGATAGGCGGTGGAAACTACCAAGCTGGAGTACCAAAGGACGTTATTTATGTTCAAGCAAGTTTCAACAATACAAGTACTCTAGACAAAGTACGGAAAGGTGTCTATAACTTCCCCACCAGAACCTGGAGTCCGCTTTGAAATCGTCCGCCTTGCACGAAGCTGTGGGATGTATAAATGCATCAGTAGGGGAGTGTTCCGCTCCCCACGATTCCAATCCAGTGTATAAACCTATCCTCCCATTAAATAGACAGTTTCTATGGGGTGTAGACCTCCCAAAGGTCCAGGTAAAATTCCATAAAGAATGGTGATTCATCTTGTAATTGACATCATTAGGCTACTACTGGTTCGCTTATGGTAGTTTATATAGTTATAGGATGGTCAGGTGCTTCCATTCCGCAAACCACACCCACAAAACAACATCATAGGTGCAATGCAGAAGGGAATTGCCTCTGTAAATACGATGTGAAAAGTACTAGAtagatttagaaaaaaatgtcaactagTAAAAAAGTCTTCCCAggtttgaaagaagaaaaagaacacaCCCAACATTATGATTACGAACAGACTACCCTATTCAGCCGAGAATCACATACCATACATGGATTAGACAAAAATTGCTAACATTGTCGACATTATCTGATAATATTTATGAAGATTTCCATTCATTatcaacaaataataataatagcaaAAACTTTAGCAGAAAACAAGGTTGcttatctttctctttttgaTAGGAGGATAGGGTTCAACAGGCTATAATGATGAAAGTTCCTTATAAGAAAAGCCCTTACTTGCAAGAAACAGAGTTCACAGCTTGGAAATGGACATTTATAGAATTGAAGGAGAAATCACAGCAacaatacaatttttttaacaagtaGATGCAATGGCCTCTAAAAGTGAGTGAACGAAACGCATCTGGGTTTCTTTGTCGATTTTTGAAAACAGAGGAACATGAACAAACAATGATTTGTGACCCTTCTGTTCTGCATATCTGAGGGAGTGGTAGTATACATAATTGCAAACAAAACGACCCGCGTCGTCTGATAATATCACGTTGTAGCTTTTCGACTTCAACTTCTCTAAGATCGCCAGAGCCGAGCATGATGTCTTGAAACAATGATTCACTGTAAGTTACAATACAGATCTAAgagcttgaaaggaaaaggtaAGAGAAAAGtacctttttaattattgagaTTTCCCCATCCTCCAAGACTATGGGAAGTTTCTGGATAATGAAGAACAATGATGAAGAATATATACATGAAAACTAACACAGAATGCATCAAAAACCATGGATATACATTGTCTCTAGTTTTTCTGCTTTTGTTCATACTGACATGATTTATTGGTTTATCTTCAGCAAATTGAAATGATGAGTTATCCACAGAAGCAAAGAGTTACTgagttcaagaaaaaatagagaggTAGTTAATCAGATTGGATCAATTTGTTTccaacgaagcattctttataagggttataagggtgtggaaacttttccttagcagacgcgttttaaaaaacttgaagGGGAGTCCGAAAGggagagaacaatatctactagcggtggccttggctgttacaaatggtatcaaagtcagacaccaaacgatgtgccagcgagaggctgagccccaaaagggggtggacacgaggcaatATGCCAgaaaggacgttgggtcccaaaggaagtggattggagggtcccacatcgattggagatgggaacgagtgtcagcgaggacgctaggccctgaagggggtggattgtgagatcccatgtaacggcccaagctcaccgctagtagatattgtcctctttgggctttccctttcaggcttcctctcgaggtttttaaaatgcatttgctagagaaaggtttccacacccttataaagggtgtttcgttctcctcaaccaatgtgagatcctcacatcccacattggttggagaggggaacgaagcattctttataaagggtgttgaaaactctccctagcaaacgcattttaaaaacctggAGGAGAAggctaaagaggacaatatctaccagcgGTGGGCTTCATTTACAAATGGCTCACCTCCCACAGTTCATTAAGTTCATTTTCACATTGATTACTTCACAGGATTACTGATTTTTTCCTGAAATGTCTATGTTGTTATACAAGGGACTTTTTGAAGACATAAATACAATAACAGCTTGCGAAGTAAGAGAGGAAATCAACCTGAGGCTGCCATCCGAGTTCGTCTGGATAGCGGAAAGTCGCTTCGTTCACAGCTTGCGATTCAACAGCAAACCTCACTGATCCACTGTTGACCCCCAAGTGAAGCTGAATCAACATGAACAAATCCTTTccaaggttagtattcaattatttctcagctgatctaaaaaagaaatgaacttACTTATTCCTTTTTCTATGTGTGGCTTATCTGTGTTGGATAGAATTATTACTTGAATACACGTTTATAAATGCTATAAATATGTAAGAATTTGTTCAATAAAAGATtaccaaaacaaaatagatAGTAAAAAGAACTGACCCATACGACTTTGTTAGTTTCTGTCATGTTTGATATGCCAGAATCCAGAACTTTATAGAGCTCAGTACGAGCACCATCCCCAGCAGCATCTAGAACTGTACAACTTCCAAGGGTAACACCAGCAGGTAGCCCTCTTTCTTCCACGAAAGCCTTCAAGTCATTGACAATGGCCTCTGTAGGATTCTCAGCAACCCCATGGAACTTCTTGAATCCAGTCACGTGAATAGTAACCCCAGCTGGACCTTCAGAACCCATTTCTTTCACTTTACTGTGCAAACAATTCCCTATTGTTTGTTAATGATTTTCTGCTACTGAGTCCGCGATGAAACGCTATCGAACCTCCCCTGAAAAACCAACCAAAGAATTACTCTGTAGAGTCTAATGTAACCGCCTAAATCCACCGTTAGTGTATGTGTTGTCATCTTTggctttttccttttgggcttcctctcaaggttttaaaacgcaggGAAGCCTAGacgggaaagcccaaagaggacaatatctgctaggggtgggcttgagcggttacaaatggtatcatagctagacaccgagcggtgtgctagcgagcaAGAATGCTtgaccccaaagggggtagattgtgagatcccacgtcggttggagagaagaacaaaacattctttataagagtgtggaaacctctgcctcgcagacgtgttttaagaaccttaaagggaaaccaaaagagaaagcccaaaaggtggacaatatctgctagcggtgggcttaggttgtttcaaatgatatcatagccagacaccgggcggtgtgccgaTGCTGACCccgaaggagagtggattgtgagatccaacatcggttagagaggagaacaaaacattctttgtaaaggtggggaaatctctccctaaagaggtgttttaaaaaccttctGGAGAaccccaaaagggaaagcacaaagaggacaatatgagacagcggtgggcttgagacGTTACATCTAACCCCATCCCGTCCTCCCTTTCCGCGAGTCTCTTATATTTGTTAATGTTGAAAGATATAAATGAGATCAAAATTTCATAGAACCAATGAACCCTACAAAACTTCCCCATAATTCAACTAGGAACCATCAGATCAAACTCTTGGGGAACAACAAAACGTTGACCTAAAGTCAACCCAGAACTTTGCATGGAACAACAATCTCCAAACATTAGAATCTGAAATCAAAATGCATCAAATCTTTTCCATCACTAAAACACAATGATTTGCAACATCGCTAAGAACAGAAAAACATGAAACCAATGAATCAAAGACATAGAAATCGGACTCGTAATTGGATACGATACGATCCGAAGAAGATAACATCAAGATCATGATGAACAGCTTGAAATAAGCCAAAATCAAGGTGGCCGGAGTAGAGAAGTTGACCGGATTACAGAACCCCCTTAAGAACAGAGAcaaattaaacacaaaatccTCTCAGAAAAAAGACGATTCCAGTGGAAGATCGGAACTCACCTTCGACGACGGCGCCGGCAGCTGAATTTTGCGAGAATTGGAGAGATCGATTGGCGGTTTCAGGAGGTGGAGAGGAAAAAATGGCTGCGGGTAGAGCAGAAACTTGGCTTGATTCCATCATTAATGAAGCTTCCCAGGCTGTCACGGCGGCGggattatctatttttttattattattctgaCGGCGTCTTCGGACATACTCGAATATTAAAAGAGATAATGTTAAGTCGTTTTATCTTCTAAGTTATGAATTTAAGACGGTTGATTAGGAACCATAATCTCTGCCGTCCGTTCGTCCGTTGGTATAATTGTCTGAAGTGGGCCCATTTGGATGGGCCCAAATGGGCCCAGTTTAGCTAAACAAAGCGGCTGAATTAGGCCCATTagtaatttgaatgattaattttaaatatatatgtatataggAGATtcaagagatttttttttaatctttttctaattttgaatattctttatttccatttaGGAAGCTTCGTAATTACGTTCTTTTAATGTGGAAtagtcttttgtttttttgttttttctttttcattcacGAGATTTCTTCTGtttcattgattttatttggattttttttttttcaaaaaagaaattctgatcgttaaatttatttatgaccCTCAAAGAGTCGGATGAGGTGAATATCTTACGTATTGTTCTATAAAATATTACGTTTCATCAATTATGATTATCTAGCAATTTGAATACTGTTGATATAGTTAGACTTATATCTCACATCGATtcgagaggggaacaaaacattctgtTGATATAGTTAGACTTATATCTCACATCGATtcgagaggggaacaaaacattctttgaaagagtgtggaaacctttctcttgcagatgcgttttagaactgtgagactgatagTAATATGTAATggccaaaacagataatattaGTTTGCGATGAGCTTGAATGGTTATAAATGGTAATAGATCTATGCCATCAGATGAAAATCTGACACGATCTTTAGATATTCTTTTTCGTTCACTGGATCtttcatcaattttgttcgaaaaaaagagaaagcacGATCATTAGATTTACTTATGACCCTCAAAGTGCTGCATAAGATGAAAATCTTATGTACGGTTCTATAATAGTAATATGATCCTATCACTTGTTGCAATTATCTAGCCGTTTGAATACTATTGATATAGTTAGACTCAAAATATGGTTTTTTGGATGGAATTTGAAGATTTCACTTCGATTGtagaagagaacgaagcatttcttacaaaggtgtggaaacctctcccttgcaaatgcgttttaaaatcgtgacgCCGATCACAATACGTAAcagccaaagcggataatattgTTAGCAATGGACTTGAATTCCCTtgcaaatgcgttttaaaatcgcgACGCcgatgacaatacgtaacagccaaagcggataatattgTTAGCAATGGACTTGAATTCCCTtgcaaatgcgttttaaaatcgtgacgccgatgacaatacgtaacagccaaagcggataatattgTTAGCAATGGACTTGAATTCCCTtgcaaatgcgttttaaaatcgtgacgccgatgacaatacgtaacagccaaagcggataatattgTTAGCAATGGACTTGAATTCCCTtgcaaatgcgttttaaaatcgtgacgccgatgacaatacgtaacagccaaagcggataatattgTTAGCAATGGACTTGAATTCCCTtgcaaatgcgttttaaaatcgtgacgccgatgacaatacgtaacagccaaagcggataatattgTTACCAATggacttgaattgttacaaatgatatcagaactaTACCGTTGAAAGTGTCTTTACCACATTGCAAGAAAGAGAAGACAAAAAATGGAGAGGAACATGAGCGGCCTTCATCATGTTGACAGAAAGGAGACTTGAGAACTGGCcatacatcatcatcaccGACACCGACACCGACATCGACAAGCTGCACGGCACGCTGACCTGCATTTCCCGATGAAAGGACAGACCTAAAGAAGAATCGCTAACAGAATTAGCTGAATAACAAGGAAGAACACCAACTTACCAACAAAGTGGTGTGCACATAACAAATCTGTTCAGGCAGTTCAAAGAGATGGTTCATTGTTTCAGAATCAAAACCTCTCTGGGTCTGTAGCTTAGAAGGAGGAAAGCTAAGCAGAGAGGTTTCTAAGTAAGGAGACAGAGCTCCAAACTTATAGCAGATTTGCTGCGACATTACAGTGTTATGAAGTTTGGTATTGAAGTTTCAATGTGTTGTAAGATTCCACCGTTGGAGGGGGACAAACCATtttttatgagggtgtggaaacctctccctaataggaCCGTTTGTGAGGCAGAggcagcgatacgta is drawn from Cucurbita pepo subsp. pepo cultivar mu-cu-16 chromosome LG09, ASM280686v2, whole genome shotgun sequence and contains these coding sequences:
- the LOC111802244 gene encoding uncharacterized protein LOC111802244, with amino-acid sequence MGSEGPAGVTIHVTGFKKFHGVAENPTEAIVNDLKAFVEERGLPAGVTLGSCTVLDAAGDGARTELYKVLDSGISNMTETNKVVWLHLGVNSGSVRFAVESQAVNEATFRYPDELGWQPQKLPIVLEDGEISIIKKTSCSALAILEKLKSKSYNVILSDDAGRFVCNYVYYHSLRYAEQKGHKSLFVHVPLFSKIDKETQMRFVHSLLEAIASTC
- the LOC111802243 gene encoding probable polygalacturonase At1g80170 — translated: MDKFFLLPLLSLLIIAYGVSCSIDPESDIDMVKELETFDIEEQDDNVVDTYAIPVWKSERGSRSLMNVDSFDAVGDGVTDDTMAFRKAWETACSAAKSVLLVPKEKRYLVNATTFKGPCNDGMIIQIEGTIIAPDEPEKWDPKLPRQWLEFTKLNAATFQGDGVIDGSGEKWWAESCKKNKSRPCKGAPTALTIDSSSNIRVKGLTIQNSQQMHFTIARSETVRITEVRVSSPGDSPNTDGIHITQSTNVVVQNCKISTGDDCISIVNASSGIKMKGISCGPGHGISIGSLGKDNSAGIVSKVVLDTAFLRETTNGVRIKTWQGGSGYVRAVRFENVRMQDVENPIIIDQFYCDSPNACETQTSAIKVSQIMYRNISGTTTSKNAMKFACSDSVPCSNIILSNVNLEKTDGTVETYCHAAQGFGYGVVHPSADCLTSSDNDFAAKDQTQLPTEQHIVHTEL